One genomic region from Lineus longissimus chromosome 6, tnLinLong1.2, whole genome shotgun sequence encodes:
- the LOC135489585 gene encoding SMC5-SMC6 complex localization factor protein 2-like isoform X2, translating to MKRKKPLTSGNQCITKFFKTAEIQTARTNSPIKIYPLTRSSSTSSLCSTPVRSKAKAPALCGTPDSLPTPRKYNVCDSPLTVDLTLDSSNSDSDIVVEKVVSSQGKGSVETDSTSDIEVIIDTPTQAKKRIKLDEEIDVLVNKSKLSEGSQESLGSQSWVTDVKITDVKSVTDLNLASTPSPNPRVLDSEFALDTIKAKDNSATCEKEFSESVIDGEVKTEIGLTCSDPIAVIKCEDTNHTDLNDNFLETSYLNVKGETESENMRGYGGKWDDQSRNYPNQCDGFNQRGGFQRGGRSYNQGWSNRGRRPFPDEQQGQDGFDYRSRGMFFEGQHHDGFDSRRHQNNESCWKSGPRGNHSSGGPGRNHQSGSYWESDSRHHNRSGTSNSHQRGLHHSQSYDHSSRHRNKSDNYWSRDDRVAGSRSDEKHGRGKRWFSCGDERQHGDDRQSHHGDDRHGHHRDSRHNDHENERHIHHGDDTHNLHRDDRHADDGPSQRKHHENKGDEKCETKKQSVEAVNDSNETDIAKLDSKSPSVTAPDKEPLLPTAKVEEASESPVKKGISNLKKLFASSPKASLLPSVDDSRSKPSSPSVSEMVGGQSPGCSSWLVVDECEATPEKTKMETPDSETQNMASDLPGQIRKLKVEDSGSPKSRSLPYREETSFEKLLASCGVDKSFAAATGTPDDEFNVGSMTKAPESMKVEGNTETNGEEEEDFLLLDSSDESDDDLMRPSAVALVKSLEDACKPLPHVREVPEKDDIKVEPSMSAPSRKSAAESTSNFTWSLEKLLEEKREKESDRGREMSAMEAELKQGLKNGGIDCMELDESSQDIGATDFEADQQECLERLLYIESIQTHHPGEIVFHSNKCHQIFTFPGNMTLSSCGFTIAKSKIDNHLIRFDKIGKLLEFVKSNLIDMCFKNISSQDAFLTWVFYTMSIVDNTYAVEDLYNLLYIVWNKKNSVNWVPTVKDIAKVFVNYGADLAMLVPTTLTVDFTEDELKSSEGKENERKSKKIVVDNRTGYGRSNLLHVIQAVTLAVQKRPHSYTSNDLCTLFVMMSKVALDKSLTIGQLKFDIRLCFSAILNAFPNEEWHQRVTELCCYLSTLISHHHNKVTLVRLIHNSDPRGVFLQRRLAYTMLHQLFNTTEEQNITEMKVQMLHNFTISLCRDPVDDYYLLSSIIILLDQCVGKETLPSSDKPALHTLHEHMRHLMGTIRDTIHNMDCTKVKNMLVQVDAKWNFMLQGMGTKQATLFHWTNMVSTVSTHQVEQPMEDVPCSQSDDEETPSETKT from the exons ATGAAGAGGAAAAAGCCACTTACTTCTGG GAATCAATGTATCACCAAGTTTTTTAAGACTGCTGAAATTCAGA CTGCCAGAACAAATAGTCCGATAAAGATATATCCACTGACACGGTCCAGTAGCACTAGCAGTTTATGTAGCACACCGGTCAGATCTAAAGCTAAAGCTCCAGCACTTTGTGGCACCCCTGACTCACTTCCAACACCTAGAAAATACAATGTTTGTGACAGTCCATTGACAGTAGATCTGACACTTGATAGTAGCAACTCTGATTCGGACATTGTTGTCGAAAAAGTTGTCTCTAGTCAGGGTAAAGGATCTGTGGAGACAGATAGTACAAGTGATATCGAAGTGATTATTGACACACCAACCCAGGCAAAAAAAAGGATTAAattagatgaagaaattgatgtgcttgTAAACAAGAGCAAGTTATCAGAAGGGAGTCAAGAAAGTTTGGGTTCTCAGTCCTGGGTAACGGATGTAAAGATCACTGATGTGAAATCTGTGACTGACTTGAATCTTGCTTCTACTCCTAGTCCTAATCCTAGAGTTCTAGATTCAGAGTTTGCATTGGATACAATCAAAGCCAAAGACAATTCGGCAACTTGTGAAAAAGAATTCAGTGAGAGCGTCATTGACGGTGAAGTTAAAACAGAAATCGGGTTGACTTGTTCTGATCCTATCGCTGTTATCAAATGTGAAGATACCAACCACACAGATTTGAATGATAATTTTCTTGAAACATCTTATTTAAACGTCAAAGgtgaaactgaaagtgaaaacaTGAGGGGTTATGGTGGAAAATGGGATGACCAGTCTCGGAACTATCCAAATCAGTGTGATGGATTCAACCAAAGAGGAGGTTTCCAAAGAGGTGGGCGCAGTTATAACCAAGGATGGTCTAATCGGGGTAGGCGCCCATTTCCTGACGAACAGCAGGGTCAAGATGGTTTTGATTATCGTAGCAGAGGGATGTTCTTTGAGGGTCAGCATCATGATGGTTTTGATAGTAGACGACATCAAAATAATGAGAGCTGTTGGAAATCTGGTCCACGTGGCAATCACTCCTCTGGTGGACCTGGCAGGAACCATCAGTCTGGATCTTATTGGGAGTCCGATTCTAGGCATCATAACCGATCTGGTACATCCAACTCCCATCAGAGAGGGCTTCATCACTCTCAGTCTTACGATCACAGTTCACGTCATCGAAACAAATCAGATAATTATTGGTCCCGTGATGACAGAGTGGCAGGCTCTAGGAGTGATGAAAAGCATGGTAGAGGAAAAAGGTGGTTTTCTTGTGGCGATGAACGACAGCATGGAGATGATAGACAAAGTCACCATGGAGACGATAGGCATGGTCACCATAGAGACAGCAGACACAATGACCATGAAAATGAGAGACACATTCACCATGGGGATGACACACATAATCTTCACAGAGATGACAGACATGCTGACGATGGGCCGAGTCAAAGAAAACACCATGAAAACAAAggtgatgaaaaatgtgaaacaaAGAAACAGTCTGTTGAAGCTGTAAATGATAGTAATGAAACTGACATTGCTAAACTTGACTCTAAGTCTCCCTCAGTAACTGCTCCAGACAAAGAACCTTTGCTTCCTACAGCAAAAGTCGAGGAAGCATCAGAATCCCCCGTAAAAAAGGGTATCAGTAATTTGAAGAAGCTGTTTGCTAGTTCCCCCAAGGCATCCCTCCTGCCATCAGTAGATGATTCGAGAAGTAAACCAAGCTCTCCATCTGTCTCTGAAATGGTTGGTGGGCAATCACCTGGTTGCAGCAGCTGGTTGGTTGTTGATGAGTGCGAGGCCACACCAGAGAAAACTAAAATGGAGACGCCTGATTCAGAGACCCAAAATATGGCCTCAGATTTGCCCGGTCAGATACGAAAACTGAAAGTTGAGGATTCCGGTAGTCCCAAGTCCCGAAGTCTACCCTACCGTGAAGAAACGTCATTTGAAAAGCTTTTGGCTTCCTGTGGAGTTGATAAAAGCTTTGCTGCTGCTACTGGAACACCAGATGACGAATTCAATGTTGGGTCAATGACAAAAGCTCCTGAGTCAATGAAGGTCGAGGGGAATACGGAAACAAATGGGGAAGAGGAGGAAG ATTTCCTCTTACTTGACTCAAGTGATGAGTCCGATGACGACTTAATGCGGCCGTCTGCAGTAGCTCTTGTCAAGTCCCTCGAAGACGCTTGCAAGCCGTTGCCTCATGTGCGTGAAGTGCCCGAGAAGGATGATATCAAAGTAGAGCCGTCAATGTCAGCTCCGAGCCGTAAAAGTGCTGCTGAGTCAACCTCAAACTTCACGTGGAGCCTTGAAAAACTCTTGgaggaaaaaagagaaaag GAAAGTGATCGCGGTCGGGAGATGTCAGCCATGGAGGCAGAACTAAAG CAAGGTTTAAAGAATGGAGGAATAGATTGCATGGAGCTCGATGAAAGCAGCCAAGACATTGGTGCCACAGATTTTGAAGCTGATCAGCAGGAATGTCTCGAGAGG CTCCTGTATATTGAATCAATCCAAACACACCATCCGGGTGAGATCGTCTTCCATTCTAACAAGTGTCATCAGATCTTCACATTCCCGGGCAACATGACTCTCAGCAGTTGTGGATTCACCATTGCCAAGAGTAAAATTGATAATCATTTAATAAGGTTTGATAAAA TTGGTAAACTGCTTGAATTCGTCAAGAGCAACCTCATCGATATGTGCTTCAAAAACATCTCCTCACAAGATGCCTTCCTCACATGGGTTTTCTACACAA TGTCCATAGTAGACAACACATATGCTGTAGAGGATTTATACAATCTTCTCTATATTGTCTGGAACAAGAAGAACTCTGTAAATTGGGTGCCAACGGTCAAAGATATTGCTAAAGTCTTTGTTAATTATG GTGCTGATCTGGCTATGCTAGTGCCAACAACCCTGACTGTCGACTTCACTGAGGATGAACTGAAGTCATCAGAGGGCAAGGAGAATGAAAGAAAGAGCAAGAAGATAGTGGTGGATAACAGAACAGGTTATGGCAGGAGTAACTTGCTACACGTCATCCAGGCTGTTACTCTGGCAGTACAAAAAAG GCCTCACAGTTACACCAGTAATGACCTCTGCACATTGTTTGTGATGATGTCTAAAGTGGCCTTGGACAAGTCTTTGACCAT AGGTCAGTTAAAATTTGACATTAGGCTGTGTTTCTCAGCGATCTTGAATGCCTTCCCTAACGAAGAGTGGCACCAACGAGTCACCGAACTCTGCTGCTATTTATCAACTCTGATCAGCCATCATCACAACAAGGTCACTCTCGTACGTCTGATCCACAACTCGGACCCACGAGGGGTATTCCTCCAGCGTCGCCTGGCGTACACAATGCTACATCAACTCTTCAATACAACGGAAGAGCAAAATATCACTGAAATGAAG GTGCAAATGTTACATAACTTTACAATATCCTTGTGTAGAGACCCCGTTGATGACTATTACCTTCTATCCAGCATCATCATATTACTAGACCAATGTGTTGGAAAAGAAACACTGCCCTCAAGCGATAAG CCCGCCCTCCACACCCTCCATGAGCACATGCGGCACCTGATGGGGACAATCCGAGACACCATTCACAATATGGACTGCACAAAGGTGAAGAACATGTTAGTGCAAGTTGACGCCAAGTGGAATTTCATGCTGCAGGGAATGGGCACAAAACAG gcCACCCTCTTCCACTGGACAAATATGGTTAGTACAGTTTCCACTCACCAGGTAGAGCAGCCAATGGAAGATGTTCCTTGCAGCCAATCAGACGATGAGGAAACACCATCAGAAACAAAGACGTAG
- the LOC135489585 gene encoding SMC5-SMC6 complex localization factor protein 2-like isoform X1: MCYCWTSSCIFYKLFLSFNLRNQCITKFFKTAEIQTARTNSPIKIYPLTRSSSTSSLCSTPVRSKAKAPALCGTPDSLPTPRKYNVCDSPLTVDLTLDSSNSDSDIVVEKVVSSQGKGSVETDSTSDIEVIIDTPTQAKKRIKLDEEIDVLVNKSKLSEGSQESLGSQSWVTDVKITDVKSVTDLNLASTPSPNPRVLDSEFALDTIKAKDNSATCEKEFSESVIDGEVKTEIGLTCSDPIAVIKCEDTNHTDLNDNFLETSYLNVKGETESENMRGYGGKWDDQSRNYPNQCDGFNQRGGFQRGGRSYNQGWSNRGRRPFPDEQQGQDGFDYRSRGMFFEGQHHDGFDSRRHQNNESCWKSGPRGNHSSGGPGRNHQSGSYWESDSRHHNRSGTSNSHQRGLHHSQSYDHSSRHRNKSDNYWSRDDRVAGSRSDEKHGRGKRWFSCGDERQHGDDRQSHHGDDRHGHHRDSRHNDHENERHIHHGDDTHNLHRDDRHADDGPSQRKHHENKGDEKCETKKQSVEAVNDSNETDIAKLDSKSPSVTAPDKEPLLPTAKVEEASESPVKKGISNLKKLFASSPKASLLPSVDDSRSKPSSPSVSEMVGGQSPGCSSWLVVDECEATPEKTKMETPDSETQNMASDLPGQIRKLKVEDSGSPKSRSLPYREETSFEKLLASCGVDKSFAAATGTPDDEFNVGSMTKAPESMKVEGNTETNGEEEEDFLLLDSSDESDDDLMRPSAVALVKSLEDACKPLPHVREVPEKDDIKVEPSMSAPSRKSAAESTSNFTWSLEKLLEEKREKESDRGREMSAMEAELKQGLKNGGIDCMELDESSQDIGATDFEADQQECLERLLYIESIQTHHPGEIVFHSNKCHQIFTFPGNMTLSSCGFTIAKSKIDNHLIRFDKIGKLLEFVKSNLIDMCFKNISSQDAFLTWVFYTMSIVDNTYAVEDLYNLLYIVWNKKNSVNWVPTVKDIAKVFVNYGADLAMLVPTTLTVDFTEDELKSSEGKENERKSKKIVVDNRTGYGRSNLLHVIQAVTLAVQKRPHSYTSNDLCTLFVMMSKVALDKSLTIGQLKFDIRLCFSAILNAFPNEEWHQRVTELCCYLSTLISHHHNKVTLVRLIHNSDPRGVFLQRRLAYTMLHQLFNTTEEQNITEMKVQMLHNFTISLCRDPVDDYYLLSSIIILLDQCVGKETLPSSDKPALHTLHEHMRHLMGTIRDTIHNMDCTKVKNMLVQVDAKWNFMLQGMGTKQATLFHWTNMVSTVSTHQVEQPMEDVPCSQSDDEETPSETKT; this comes from the exons ATGTGTTACTGTTGGACATCTTCATGTATATTCTACAAATTGTTCCTTTCTTTCAATCTTAGGAATCAATGTATCACCAAGTTTTTTAAGACTGCTGAAATTCAGA CTGCCAGAACAAATAGTCCGATAAAGATATATCCACTGACACGGTCCAGTAGCACTAGCAGTTTATGTAGCACACCGGTCAGATCTAAAGCTAAAGCTCCAGCACTTTGTGGCACCCCTGACTCACTTCCAACACCTAGAAAATACAATGTTTGTGACAGTCCATTGACAGTAGATCTGACACTTGATAGTAGCAACTCTGATTCGGACATTGTTGTCGAAAAAGTTGTCTCTAGTCAGGGTAAAGGATCTGTGGAGACAGATAGTACAAGTGATATCGAAGTGATTATTGACACACCAACCCAGGCAAAAAAAAGGATTAAattagatgaagaaattgatgtgcttgTAAACAAGAGCAAGTTATCAGAAGGGAGTCAAGAAAGTTTGGGTTCTCAGTCCTGGGTAACGGATGTAAAGATCACTGATGTGAAATCTGTGACTGACTTGAATCTTGCTTCTACTCCTAGTCCTAATCCTAGAGTTCTAGATTCAGAGTTTGCATTGGATACAATCAAAGCCAAAGACAATTCGGCAACTTGTGAAAAAGAATTCAGTGAGAGCGTCATTGACGGTGAAGTTAAAACAGAAATCGGGTTGACTTGTTCTGATCCTATCGCTGTTATCAAATGTGAAGATACCAACCACACAGATTTGAATGATAATTTTCTTGAAACATCTTATTTAAACGTCAAAGgtgaaactgaaagtgaaaacaTGAGGGGTTATGGTGGAAAATGGGATGACCAGTCTCGGAACTATCCAAATCAGTGTGATGGATTCAACCAAAGAGGAGGTTTCCAAAGAGGTGGGCGCAGTTATAACCAAGGATGGTCTAATCGGGGTAGGCGCCCATTTCCTGACGAACAGCAGGGTCAAGATGGTTTTGATTATCGTAGCAGAGGGATGTTCTTTGAGGGTCAGCATCATGATGGTTTTGATAGTAGACGACATCAAAATAATGAGAGCTGTTGGAAATCTGGTCCACGTGGCAATCACTCCTCTGGTGGACCTGGCAGGAACCATCAGTCTGGATCTTATTGGGAGTCCGATTCTAGGCATCATAACCGATCTGGTACATCCAACTCCCATCAGAGAGGGCTTCATCACTCTCAGTCTTACGATCACAGTTCACGTCATCGAAACAAATCAGATAATTATTGGTCCCGTGATGACAGAGTGGCAGGCTCTAGGAGTGATGAAAAGCATGGTAGAGGAAAAAGGTGGTTTTCTTGTGGCGATGAACGACAGCATGGAGATGATAGACAAAGTCACCATGGAGACGATAGGCATGGTCACCATAGAGACAGCAGACACAATGACCATGAAAATGAGAGACACATTCACCATGGGGATGACACACATAATCTTCACAGAGATGACAGACATGCTGACGATGGGCCGAGTCAAAGAAAACACCATGAAAACAAAggtgatgaaaaatgtgaaacaaAGAAACAGTCTGTTGAAGCTGTAAATGATAGTAATGAAACTGACATTGCTAAACTTGACTCTAAGTCTCCCTCAGTAACTGCTCCAGACAAAGAACCTTTGCTTCCTACAGCAAAAGTCGAGGAAGCATCAGAATCCCCCGTAAAAAAGGGTATCAGTAATTTGAAGAAGCTGTTTGCTAGTTCCCCCAAGGCATCCCTCCTGCCATCAGTAGATGATTCGAGAAGTAAACCAAGCTCTCCATCTGTCTCTGAAATGGTTGGTGGGCAATCACCTGGTTGCAGCAGCTGGTTGGTTGTTGATGAGTGCGAGGCCACACCAGAGAAAACTAAAATGGAGACGCCTGATTCAGAGACCCAAAATATGGCCTCAGATTTGCCCGGTCAGATACGAAAACTGAAAGTTGAGGATTCCGGTAGTCCCAAGTCCCGAAGTCTACCCTACCGTGAAGAAACGTCATTTGAAAAGCTTTTGGCTTCCTGTGGAGTTGATAAAAGCTTTGCTGCTGCTACTGGAACACCAGATGACGAATTCAATGTTGGGTCAATGACAAAAGCTCCTGAGTCAATGAAGGTCGAGGGGAATACGGAAACAAATGGGGAAGAGGAGGAAG ATTTCCTCTTACTTGACTCAAGTGATGAGTCCGATGACGACTTAATGCGGCCGTCTGCAGTAGCTCTTGTCAAGTCCCTCGAAGACGCTTGCAAGCCGTTGCCTCATGTGCGTGAAGTGCCCGAGAAGGATGATATCAAAGTAGAGCCGTCAATGTCAGCTCCGAGCCGTAAAAGTGCTGCTGAGTCAACCTCAAACTTCACGTGGAGCCTTGAAAAACTCTTGgaggaaaaaagagaaaag GAAAGTGATCGCGGTCGGGAGATGTCAGCCATGGAGGCAGAACTAAAG CAAGGTTTAAAGAATGGAGGAATAGATTGCATGGAGCTCGATGAAAGCAGCCAAGACATTGGTGCCACAGATTTTGAAGCTGATCAGCAGGAATGTCTCGAGAGG CTCCTGTATATTGAATCAATCCAAACACACCATCCGGGTGAGATCGTCTTCCATTCTAACAAGTGTCATCAGATCTTCACATTCCCGGGCAACATGACTCTCAGCAGTTGTGGATTCACCATTGCCAAGAGTAAAATTGATAATCATTTAATAAGGTTTGATAAAA TTGGTAAACTGCTTGAATTCGTCAAGAGCAACCTCATCGATATGTGCTTCAAAAACATCTCCTCACAAGATGCCTTCCTCACATGGGTTTTCTACACAA TGTCCATAGTAGACAACACATATGCTGTAGAGGATTTATACAATCTTCTCTATATTGTCTGGAACAAGAAGAACTCTGTAAATTGGGTGCCAACGGTCAAAGATATTGCTAAAGTCTTTGTTAATTATG GTGCTGATCTGGCTATGCTAGTGCCAACAACCCTGACTGTCGACTTCACTGAGGATGAACTGAAGTCATCAGAGGGCAAGGAGAATGAAAGAAAGAGCAAGAAGATAGTGGTGGATAACAGAACAGGTTATGGCAGGAGTAACTTGCTACACGTCATCCAGGCTGTTACTCTGGCAGTACAAAAAAG GCCTCACAGTTACACCAGTAATGACCTCTGCACATTGTTTGTGATGATGTCTAAAGTGGCCTTGGACAAGTCTTTGACCAT AGGTCAGTTAAAATTTGACATTAGGCTGTGTTTCTCAGCGATCTTGAATGCCTTCCCTAACGAAGAGTGGCACCAACGAGTCACCGAACTCTGCTGCTATTTATCAACTCTGATCAGCCATCATCACAACAAGGTCACTCTCGTACGTCTGATCCACAACTCGGACCCACGAGGGGTATTCCTCCAGCGTCGCCTGGCGTACACAATGCTACATCAACTCTTCAATACAACGGAAGAGCAAAATATCACTGAAATGAAG GTGCAAATGTTACATAACTTTACAATATCCTTGTGTAGAGACCCCGTTGATGACTATTACCTTCTATCCAGCATCATCATATTACTAGACCAATGTGTTGGAAAAGAAACACTGCCCTCAAGCGATAAG CCCGCCCTCCACACCCTCCATGAGCACATGCGGCACCTGATGGGGACAATCCGAGACACCATTCACAATATGGACTGCACAAAGGTGAAGAACATGTTAGTGCAAGTTGACGCCAAGTGGAATTTCATGCTGCAGGGAATGGGCACAAAACAG gcCACCCTCTTCCACTGGACAAATATGGTTAGTACAGTTTCCACTCACCAGGTAGAGCAGCCAATGGAAGATGTTCCTTGCAGCCAATCAGACGATGAGGAAACACCATCAGAAACAAAGACGTAG
- the LOC135489611 gene encoding lipid droplet-regulating VLDL assembly factor AUP1-like yields MATVQLVDLFEKSRFPKGLALVPILLYFPLGIVLCVLRVFIGFNVLVVASILAKKSLLRRFVLRVMCGVLGIVLTTEGMEQRDSSVKLLLSNHSSVFDHLATDLIVENFMLLTKKVDKMIQWLMGFVDLGYTLRDAPVEVNIQEYCRDSPYSLLVFPEGVTTSGKKALLRFQEWPFRLGLSIQPIAIQTSRPPFTNVAISVLGSTYVSDIFWHLFVPYTHFHLKILPVIRRNETETTEDYCRRAEKLFAEALKLEVSNFTSADKAELFKRMTFQPPVTNQHAQSGATPNLGSDSSLSTSPTLITRGSLRSSWRSSSPEEDQRLNLMTQQVKEVLTQVPLHVIKRDLSTTRDVDMTITNLLEGTVAYTPEDSAPQKPKPNPMALSPVKIAAKSFSKSSQERHQSFEERKKILIDTAREKYMMKHGMLGTS; encoded by the exons ATGGCAACTGTGCAGCTTGTGGACCTGTTTGAAAAGTCCAG gtttCCTAAGGGCCTTGCCTTGGTTCCTATCTTACTGTACTTTCCTCTTGGAATTGTCCTGTGTGTTCTACGTGTCTTCATTGGATTCAATGTATTGGTGGTTGCTAGCATCCTAGCAAAGAAGTCACTCCTGAGGAG GTTTGTTCTGCGTGTGATGTGCGGTGTCCTTGGCATAGTGTTGACCACAGAAGGCATGGAGCAACGAGACTCAAGCGTCAAACTTCTCCTTTCAAATCATAGCAGTGTCTTTGACCACCTTGCCACAGATTTGATtgttgaaaattttatg TTGTTAACCAAGAAAGTAGACAAGATGATCCAGTGGCTGATGGGATTTGTTGACCTTGGTTACACTCTGAGAGATGCACCAGTTGAAGTCAATATACAGGAATATTGTAGAG ATTCCCCCTACTCCCTATTGGTGTTCCCAGAGGGTGTGACAACCAGTGGAAAGAAGGCCTTGTTGAGATTCCAGGAATGGCCGTTCAGACTTGGTTTATCTATTCAGCCA ATTGCCATACAGACATCTAGGCCACCATTCACGAATGTGGCAATA AGTGTTCTTGGCTCCACATATGTCTCTGACATCTTCTGGCATCTATTTGTGCCGTACACACACTTCCATCTCAAAATCCTGCCAGTCATTAGACGAAACGAAACCGAAACAACAGAAGATTACTGCAGACGGGCAGAGAAACTCTTTGCTGAGGCCCTCAAGTTGGAGGTTTCAAATTTTACAAGTGCTGACAAGGCAGAATTGTTCAAAAGAATGACTTTCCAACCCCCTGTTACAAATCAACATGCTCAATCAG GTGCTACTCCCAACCTCGGCAGTGACAGCAGCCTTTCCACATCTCCTACGCTGATCACCAGGGGGAGCCTCCGCAGCTCATGGCGATCATCAAGTCCGGAAGAAGACCAACGTCTCAACTTAATGACACAGCAAGTGAAAGAAGTCTTAACGCAGGTGCCTCTTCATGTCATCAAAAGAGATTTGA GCACCACGAGGGATGTCGACATGACCATTACCAATCTCTTAGAGGGCACTGTGGCATACACCCCGGAGGACTCTGCACCTCAGAAACCCAAGCCTAATCCAATG GCTTTATCGCCAGTAAAAATTGCTGCAAAGTCTTTTTCGAAAAGTTCTCAAGAACGTCATCAATCATTTGAAGAGAGGAAAAAAATCTTGATCGACACGGCGAGGGAAAAGTACATGATGAAACATGGGATGCTGGGCACGAGCTAA